aacaaaaaaaaaattattgctTTTCATCTCTTTATTGGAAATATTTATTCCCTTGTCCAATAAAGTCCAAGgtgtttaatttagttttttctctGTTGAAGGATGCATGATTATAGTATTTCATATCGTTTTTGTGATCATTTTGTTGTAATAGAGATAATATAAAGCAATTCCTCTAATTTCCTTGTCTGTACTGTGCATTTAACCTTGTTTATCTACAGCTGCAATTCTCTGTTACTCATAAACACAGCTTTTATACAAACAATGAACATTATGATATTTTTCTGCCTCATGGCTCAGTCTGGAATATTTTCAGTTCAGCTCACTTCAAGGTTTCCGGCTTTAAATTAGAGTCATGCTGCAGAAATTGAACGCCAGTGGTTCTTCATGTGATTCTTAATCTGCTTAAAGATGAGAGACGCTGGAGAAACAAACCGCAgactttgttttgctttgagtTTGACCCTCAGACTTTATCCTGCTGTAGACGATTAAATGCTGCAACTCAAGATTTGAATTAATACTTACATTTTGTTTCCCTTTTAGATGAAAAAAGTTCAGTATTTCATCTAATTATATGATTGCAATATGATTCATCTGACGTGCAAGTTTCATTATGATGTGACATTTGTTGTGAACATGTTTCCTCACATCTTATGAAAGTCAGGATACTTCTGCAGCTTCTCACTACTTCATTAAAAAGCTGTTAGTAGCATATTTTCTCGTGAATAATGCACTCAGCTGTGTTACAATGcatgtaaagaaagaaaagaaaagactcttattttgaaatttagCATCCTCTTGGAAAATTAAGATCTTGTCCACTCTTGATGGGTAAAATATATCCCTCCTTTTCATGGCATATTCGTGGGAGTAAAAGGGAATAGTGGTctctatggaagaggattagggccacttgaagaaaaataggtgcagtattttttttgtatttattctaagattaaagtcataattctgactttttttctccctgaatgtcagaaaaaaacctccagaaataaaaaaaatattgcaccttcatttttttttcagtggccttaATTCTCTTCTTTAGGTCTCAACTCAAATATGTGTTGAAATCTAGAAATATCTCTGTTTGTGGTTCAGGTTCAGAAGCAGTGCATGGAAGTAAACGCAACCAGACCGAACCAGTCCGTCCCTCCAGTGTCCGTCACCCTGTACTACGAGAGTCTGTGTCCAGCATGCAGAGTCTTCATCACACAGCAGCTCTTCCCCACATGGACCATGCTGCAGGACATCATGACTGTCACTCTGGTGCCATACGGGAACGCAAAGGTACTCTCACCCTGTTCTCTACAGACCGGTTTTAAAGAACTGAAGGtaatctgtctttctctcttgcaGGAGATTCCGTCTGCAAACTCTCCGTTCACCTGTCAGCACGGAGACCCTGAGTGCAGAGGGAACGTGATAGAGGTTTGTGAGTTTTAACACCTTAAACAGAAGTCTGTTAGAAtaagatgatttattgatttgatctgatCCTCAGGCCTGCATCATCCATTTAACCGGACACTCAGCATTTCAGATCGTCTACTGCATGGAGTCGTCTGCAGATGTTCTTACTGCTGCCAAACCTGTGAGTATCAACAAGATGGACAGCTGTTCTTTAATTTGTCTTTGAAGGTTCTcggtcatccaggtcatggtaatctaaagcttgatctgtaaggcaactggactggtcgAAATCTAAATGTCCTTTAATTTATTGTACAGGTCACGACTCCTCttgatgaattttcttttgtactggacaaaacaaataattcacagaaatgtcttttaataaaaacattctaaGCTGCGTTCAGAAAAttgcagaaaaatgtgtttttaaaattctggAAAAGAACGCAAAGTAAAAAGttgtaaatcaatcaattagactttatttgtaaagcacttttcatataaCAATATAGTTACAAAAAATGCTTTACATAGAAATAATAATGGtagtaataaaatagaaaaataataatgaaaacatatcatttaatgaggaaacactggagataaaataagatgttaaaactcaagataATAAATTAAACTCGCCAGAATAGTATCaattaataaaacactaaaaattcAAAGCAGTAAAAGAGACTGAGATGCTACACTAAATGTaaatacagaataaaatattaaaatatggaGATTTAACCCATAAAATCACTGGAATAAGGTCAAATTAAtaactaactaaataaataatcaacaataaattacaaaataaatacaaattatacataatttacacatgacAATATGTGTCTAtaacaattcaaaataaaacagaatatgactttaaaattgaCTCAaatttgataataaaaaaaaaaaagagagaaaacaagactcggttaaaagtgagactagaGGGCCgctggtggcttagcggtctaagcgcccctcatatagaggctacagtcctcgtcgcagagatcgccgtcggtttgactcccggatggtcgaccatttgctgcatgtcctcccacactctctactccccacatttcctgtctctcctcagctgtactatcattaaaggcaaaaatgcccaaaaaacacaacttaaaaaaaaagtgagactAGAAAGGCAGGTCTAATTACGTAGGTCATAAttacccgtgtgtgtgtgtgtgtgtgtgtgtgtttgctgtctcAGTGTCTGCAGCTGTACGCTCCGTCCGTCTCCTGGTCCAGCGTCGACTCGTGTGTGAAGAAAGGTCTTGGAAACCAGCTGATGCACGCCAACGCTGCCATGACCAGAGCTCTGAGTCCCGCGCACACACACGTCCCCTGGGTCACGTTTAACGGGGTAACACACTGAAGGCTTCAGGGGCTAAGGGTCTGAGAgggaaactgttttttgaagaaGTTCAGGAAAAAAGATGGAAAATCAAAATGTCTACTCACAGATTTAAAGATGGTGATCTTTTGTTTCAGGAGTACACAGAAGAGAATGAGGACAAGGCAATGTCGTCCCTGTTTCGTTTGGTGTGTCAGCTCTacaaggtttgtttgttttcttttacaagTCATGAAACTCTCTGACTGAATCACAATATCCTCCCTGAACCCTAaacccagttctacagtttgagcccttacagcctcctgccctcgaTCACGGTCCAGGTGAGGT
The genomic region above belongs to Notolabrus celidotus isolate fNotCel1 chromosome 2, fNotCel1.pri, whole genome shotgun sequence and contains:
- the LOC117829583 gene encoding gamma-interferon-inducible lysosomal thiol reductase-like, giving the protein MKVSGLVAVFLLLCADGISSGTSSHPKPSCRYPPSQWCRSLEIAIACKVQKQCMEVNATRPNQSVPPVSVTLYYESLCPACRVFITQQLFPTWTMLQDIMTVTLVPYGNAKEIPSANSPFTCQHGDPECRGNVIEACIIHLTGHSAFQIVYCMESSADVLTAAKPCLQLYAPSVSWSSVDSCVKKGLGNQLMHANAAMTRALSPAHTHVPWVTFNGEYTEENEDKAMSSLFRLVCQLYKGVKPPVCTGATVKLNRGFS